The sequence CCTTTGCTTCAGAATATGTAACTTTTGCCCCTTCCACTGTTTCTATATTTGCGTTGGAGTAATCTATTTCTGTTTGAATTATCTCCCCATATTGATTATTTTCAACATAAACTTCTTTGTCTTTTGTACTAAATATATTTTCTTTAGCCGAAACTTGGACACTACCTATTAATATAGATAAAACCAAAGACATCCCTAGTACATATAATATTTTTATCATGTTGCCATCTCCTTTTTATGTTTATAGTACAAAATGATTATAACATATTACTTTTTTGTTTAAAAATTATATAAGAGAATTTGAGGTTCTTCTTGTAATTTTTACTTAAATATCTTTTTATAGCATTTTATAAAATACTTATTATTTTGATTGATAAATTTAAATATAAATAAAGTTTACCTTAAGAAGATAAAATAATAACTTTTTAGTAAAATAAAAACCAAAATAGGAGCTGCTAATAATTTGAAAACCACAAATGACAATGAGAATCATTATCAAACACAGATTTTTGTGATATAATAAACAAAGATTTATTAATGGGGGTTAGCGATCAAATGGGAAAAGTAGTATTTAAAATGGCTCATACTGCCAAAAAACCAAAGAAAGTATTAAGGTATCTTGAAACGAACCTTATTGTAACTCGGGGGGAAGTGCAATGATTGATAAGCGTTTGTTTCAATTGGTTGAAAAGAAATCTTTAGTGTTATTAATTCTTTATCGTGTGCTGAGTTTGGGGTTGATGATTGGTCTTTGGCTTGTTTTTGCTCAACAATTAACGCATTATTTAGAGGGCCAAAGTGTCGATTGGTTATGGCTTATTGGAACGGTTTTAGTCGTTTTAGTTGGCAAAGCGATACTTACCAAATTAGCGGAGAAACAAATTTACCAAGCATCAGCAGAACTGCGTTTATCAATGAGGCGCGCTGTGATGGAAAAAGCTTTTCGGTTAGGCAACAACGAAGGACAGCTACCGGCATCAACTTTAACGCAGCTCGCGGTAGATGGGATCGAACAATTAGAAATTTATTATTCACGTTTTTTACCGCAATTATTTTATTGTCTCATCGCTTCTTTGATGATTTTTGGAAGTTTAGTTGGATTTGCGTGGCAGCCGGCGATTGTGCTATTAATTTGTATGCCGATGATTCCGGTTGTTATTATAGCAGTGATGAAAATTGCTAAACGGATTTTGAGTGGCTATTGGTCGGATTATACGAATTTAGGAACCAAATTTCATGAAAATTTAAGTGGCTTGAGTATTTTGAAGGCTTATGAACAAGATAAATATAAGCAAGAGGAAATTGTTTCTGATGCGGAACGTTTCCGTAAAGCTACGATGAGTTTGTTATCGATGCAACTGAATTCGATTACGATTATGGATATTATTTCGTATAGTGGGGCGGCACTTGGTATCGGTATGTCGTTAATTATGTTCACAAATGGGAATATAAGCATGACTGGCATGCTGATGTTCTTACTACTAAGCGCTGAATTCTTTATTCCAATGCGTCAACTTGGGTCTTTATTCCATGTGGCGATGAATGGAATTAGTGCTTGCAGTAAATTGTTCGCTTATTTAGAGTTAAAAGAGCAAGTTTATGGCTCAGAAGAATTAGCTAAACCGTTAGAAAAAATGGAAGTTCGTCATTTGACATATACATATGAAGAGGGTAAAGCTAAAGCACTTCAAGATATATCAGCTCTTTTCAATAAAGGAAGTTTTTCAGCACTTGTCGGAAAGTCTGGTTCAGGAAAAAGTACGTTTGTCCGAGTGTTATTAAACCAATTGCCTGATTATCAAGGGGATATTGTTTGGAATGATGTATCGTTAGCTAATTTGAGCGGGGAAGCTATTCGTAAACAAGCTGTGTTAGTAGATAATCATGGTTATCTTTATGCAAATAGTATTCGGGAAAATTTATTAATTGGTAATCCAGCCGCAAATGATAGTGATTTATGGAATGTTTTGGAGCAAGTTAGTTTGGCTGATTTTGTTCGGAAACTACCGGGGCAATTAAGTGAGAATTTAGAAGAGAACGGAAGTAATTTATCTGGTGGGCAAAGGCAGCGGTTGTTACTAGCGAGAGCATTGCTGTGTCAAGCTGAAGTCTATGTTTTTGATGAAATTACGTCTGGTGTGGATTTGGAAAGTGAAAAAATTATTCTTTTGGTGTTGCAAGAATTAGCTAAAGAAAAAATTGTGCTCTTTATTTCGCATCGCTTATATAATATTTTGGACGCGGATCAGGTACTCGTTTTTGACGCGGGAAAATTGGTAGAAGTGGCGAGCCCAGAACGATTGCAACAAGAATCCAATTACTTCAAAAATTACTTTTTAGAAGAAGAAGCGTTGCTGAAAGGGGGAGCATGATATGTCAGAATGGACGATTATTGGCTGGTTATTAAAGTTTGTTAAGCCGTTACGAGGAAAGATGATTTTGGCGATTTTACTTGGTACTATAAGTAATTTATCGGTTATCATGATTTCTCTGATTGGTACGTATGGCATTATCGCGGTAATTTTACAGCAGCCACTGAATCCGTATAAATGGCTCTTTGTAATGGTTGCTTGTGGGGTGGTTCGCGGTTTGGCACGATATTTGGAACAGTATTTAAATCATGATATTGCCTTTCGTTTGCTTGCGATTATTCGTGAACGTATTTTTGTGACGTTGCGAAAATTAGGACCTGCTCGTTTATCCGGAAAGAAAAGTGGTGATTTAGTTGCCGCGATTACAACAGACGTCGAGGCTTTGGAAGTGTTTTTCGCACATACAATCTCACCGGTTTTTATTGCACTTGGTACGACGATAGCAACAGTTGGCTTTTTGGCGACCTATGATGTTCGTTTAGCGCTCATACTTTTGTTAGGACAAATCTTGGTTGGTGTCGTTTTGCCGATGATTAGTTATAAACGAAATAAAAAAATCGGAACTGCTTATCAAAAAGAATTCGTTGGGCTCAATCAGATGATAATGGAAAATATTGCAAGTTTACAAGATATATTCCAGTTTAAATTGGGCGAAGAGCGTTTGAGTAAATTAGAAACACAAGGCGAAAAGCTCAATAAGCAGTATAAAAAAAGAATAAGACAAGGAAGCGAGCTCCAAATATTTGGTGAATGGGTGCTAATTGGTACGGCGACTTTAATTTTAGTGTTAGGTAGTCTTTTGCAATTACCGCTTGAAACAGTATTAATTGGAACCGTGCTTAGTCTGAGTTCTTTTGGATCGGTATTGGCATTAAATGCTTTAGGAACAGCGCTGTTAACTACTTTTGCTAGTGGTAAGCGATTATATACATTAACAGAAGAAAAACCTGTGGTATTATTTAACGGTCGGCTTGAACTAGCGAATTTTGAAAGTGCGGAGTTAGATAAAGTGACTTTTAGCTATGATGGAAAACAACCACTTTTAAACGAAATTTCGCTAGCACTACCTAAGGGAAAATGGCTTGGCATCGGTGGGGAAAGTGGCAGCGGGAAAAGTACCTTAGTAAAACTACTGATGCGTTACTGGGATCCAAAAGGCGAGGTTAAATTAAATGATAACGAACTCCCTGAAATTACAGAGTCTTCGCTTCATAGGCTCGAAGGTGTAATGGAGCAAAGTACGTTTTTGTTTGAAGACACACTTGGTAATAATATTCGTTTAGGAAAAAAAGATGCTACTTTGAAAGAAGTTAAAGAGGCGGCCCGAAAAGCTGCTATCGATACATGGATTGAGACTTTGCCAGAAGGTTATGACACGATCATTGGCGGGCAATCACGAAATTTATCAGACGGCGAACGCCAGCGGATTGGCTTAGCTAGACTATTTCTCCATGGTGCTCCGTTATTATTATTAGATGAACCAACAAGCAATTTGGATTACATTAATGAACAAGCGATTTTAAACACGCTCCGTTCAGAAATTCAAGATAAAACGGTGCTCGTAATTTCTCACCGAGCAACAACATTAGACTTGGCAGAAGAACAATTATTTATAGAAAATGGTGCATTAAAAAGTGTAGCAAAATAAATAAAAACAGCTTGTATAGTTTACAAGCTGTTTTTTATTCATAAATCTACTTTCTCTGAGCTTTCGAAAAATTCAACCGTGTCAAGTGCTGCCCATCTGCTGTGTAATATAAATAATTCGTGTTTTATAGAACCGCTCAAAATATTTTATCTATTTGATAGAAAATAATGTCCAAAGTAAATGGAAGCTGGTTTTTCATTATATTTGACGTATTATACAAAAACTTTTCCAATTTGCTCAAATAGAAATTCTCGTCCAAACAAAAGAATGAGCATCAAGAAGAGCACGACAACACCAAAAATAAAAATACCGAATGTAAAATCGCGTGGATAGCTATAGTCATGTTTTTTTATATCTTCTCTTAATGAGGCTAATTTGGCATCAAATTGGTTAATTAATTCAACGAAATTGCTTCGGCCGATAAAGGCGCAGTCGATTTTCTCCATCTTGTCTTCTGTTTGAAAGAATAGTTCCATCGTTTCTGGAATAGGATGTCCAAAGCTCGGACGAGAAGGTTGGAAGTTATAACTTATTCTCTTCACATTTGCAAGATGAATCGTTTTTGTTTTGTTGCGTGTGTGAATAATAAAATCGTTCTTGGTGACTTGGCTCCATTCTTTTGGCGGGAGTAGAAGTTTCACAATTAAATATCCTATAAATAATAGAGTAATAAGACCATAGTAAAATGACTCTGGTTTTTCTATTGACAATAAAGTTAATAAGCCAAACATGAGAATAAAAGATAAAGAAGTTAAAGCTGTTCCGATTGTTTTAAGTTTATCTTTGTAATATATCATGATACACCTGCTTGGTTGAATTTATGTTGAATTTAATGATAACATTGTAAAATATAATCATCAAGTTCATTAGTGAACTTTTAACTACTAAGTAAACAAGGGGGAACTTCATGGAAATCACATTACAACAACCTACAACAGCTGACTTTCCTTTCATTGAATGGTTGTGGGGAGATTTGGCAACAACAGAAGTGCTTGGCGGACCATTTCCTTTTCCGGAAGAAACGCGCATGGACTGGTTAAAGTCAAAATCACAACCGAGCAATGCTTATTTTATTATAAAAAAAGACACAGAATCCGTTGGTGAAGTTAGCTTTCGCGATTTTGAAAAAGGAACAGCTCATTTAAATATTAAAGTGGCTGCATGTTACAGAGGCCAGCGAATCGCTCAAAAAGCTTTGCAATTATTCTTGGATTTTTTTCAAACTGATTGTGGCGGGATAGTTATGTTGGATGAAGTTAGACGGAAAAATGAAGCTGGTATTGCATTTCTTGTAAATGCTGGTTTTGAAATTATAGAAGAAAACGAACTGACGGTGTTACTCAAGTGGACTGTACAATTGAGAAAAGAGGAATTAAATGCCTAAATATAGATGCGCTTGTTGTAATAGTTTAACTATTGATGTTAGGGGCGAGTTTGAAATTTGTCAGGTATGTTACTAGGAAGATGAGGCTTATTTCGTTTTTGATGAAGCGGAGATTTATTCGCACTATTAAACTATTTCCACGATAGAAGATTTGTTAAATATTCGCTCTAGTGCTAATAATGGTTTAACTTTATTAGAAGCACGCCAAAATTTCAAACAGTTTGGTGCTTGTGAACTGGCAATGAAGCAATATGTTAGAGAGCCAACTGCAGACGAATTATAAAGAAGGAAAAGGTAAGTGTAGAATTTATATCTAACTTACCTTTTCTAGTAGTGAAAAAAAGCTGTTTTTTTGCTTAGGTTCATTTTTTAGACACAACTAAAAAAAGATATACCAATCGCGGAAATTCTAGTAATGTGATGGTAGCAAGGTTAGTCGATGAAAAAGCTTGCTAATAATGAAGTGTCGTGAATTTATTAAAACAAGAAAAATTTCCTCCTAGTTCCGTTGATTTGAGTGTATAGACAAAGTATGATGTTGATTGAAACTCAAGGAGGATATCATGAAAATAATGAAACTTATTACTAGCTTACTTTTAGTTTTAACTGTTGCTTTTAGTATCGGAAATTTTACTAACCCGCATCCTGTTGAAGCAGAGGTAACTTATACACTCACCAATCCAACACCAATCAATGAAATATTTCCAGATCCAAAGCTTGCAAAAGTGGTAGCTGATTGGATGAAACAACCATCCGTAACTAGCTCCGTTACTCAAAGCCAATTGAACAAGGTTGGAGCATTACATTTCACATCAGCAGGGGTACAAAGCCTTGAAGGCGTGCAGTATTTGAAGAACCTTACGCAATTATTTGGTTATGGAAATCAAGTAAGTGATTTAACGCCACTTAGTAATTTAACACAATTAGAAACGCTTTATATACCCAAAAATCAAATAAGCGATTTAACTCCAATTGCGAATCTATCTACATTAACAACACTAGATGTTGAATTTAACAATGTACAAACAATCGACCAACTAAAGAACTTAACCAACCTAATAGAACTTAATATTAGTGCTAATCCAGTTTCAGATATTAGTGCAGTTAAAAACATGACTCAGTTAGAGTTTTTGACAATGCGAGATTGCAATGTAAGTGATTTGACACCCACCCAAAATTTATCCAATATGATGATGTTTTGGGCTGGTGGAAATCATATTACGGATATTACACCACTTAAGAACATGTCGAATTTGCTCGGATTAAGTTTATTTGGAAATAATATAACAGATATTAGTGTGGTTGAAAATCTTACAAGCCTTGAAGATTTTGATATAAAAGCAAATCAGGTTAAAGATATTAGCAGTTTGGCAAAAATACCAAATTTGGAGACTTTGACACTCAGTTTTAACCATATTATAGATATTTCCCCACTGAAAAGTTTGACTAACTTAACAAGGTTAGAACTCGACAATCAAACTCGAGTTTTAGATGCAGTCGAAGTGGATGATCCGTTGACATTACCAGCACCAGTTACGGACGAAAATGGTAATAGGGCGAAACCAACAAAAGTTAATCATGCAGGTGTTTATGAGAATGGCGAGATTACCTGGTTAGGACTGGAAAGTAATTATATTTTAAACTACGAGTATAATTTGCCAGTAACAATTGGCTCTTTAACAACCACGTATTCGGGTAAAATCACGCAGGCATTGTTGGAGAAACCTGTTAATCCAGTAGATCCAGTAGATCCAGTAGATCCAGTAGATCCAGTAGACCCAGTAGATCCAGTAGACCCAGTAGACCCAGTAAAACCTGTAGACCCAGTAAAACTAGTAGAGCCAACGAATCCAGTAGAATCAGTTCCTACTGAAAGCGAAGTTACTCCAATAAATTCGGCTATTTCTATTAATTCCGTGGCAACAGAAAATGCGAGTTTACCAAAAACAGGGGACCGAGGAATAACGGCTAGTTTTTTTGGAGGCATCATGCTAACAATAACTAGTGCGGTTCTTCTACGTAAACGAAAATAATGAAAAGGAATTTGGCGATTAGTCAAATTCCTTTTTTTATACAATTTTAGTCCCTTGATGAAAAGTGAGTTTCCATGAATTATTTTCAAAAATCCAGATATTACTTCGCATTGTATAGCTATTTTCGCTTAGATTTTTGAGTTTATAATAAGAGAGGACTTTTGTTTCGTCTAAAATTTTTATGTCATATTCTATGATTTCTAAACTACTATCACCAAGTGTTGTTAACGATTTGTAATAAGTATAATCCTTAACAACACCACTTTGCGTGATTTCAATGTAGGATTCGCTTAAAATATCGATAATCGCGGACATAGAGTGGCGATTTTCTAGTGATAAATGTATTTCGTCGAGTTTTTGGAAATTTTTTTTCGTTAAGTTCATTGTAAGTCCTCCTTCTTAAAGCGAATAAAAAAGGTTCACTTCATTTTGCAAGTGAACCTTTTAGTATTATTTTAAACTGTCTCGGTTTTCAATGATTTCATTTACGATGCCGTAATCTTTCGCTTCCTTAACAGAAAGCCAGAAGTTACGATCTGTATCTTTAGAAATTTGTTCGTATGATTGACCGGTTGCTTCGGCGATTAAGCGGTTAATTCTTTCACGCATCCGAATAATTTCTTTTGCTTCGATTTCGATTTCGGTACTTTGACCTTGAACGCCGCCAGCAGGTTGGTGAATCATGTAGCGCGTATTTGGAAGGCTAAAGCGATTTTCTTTTTTAGCAGCTAAGTAAATCGTAATACCAGCGCTTGCAACCCAGCCAGTTCCAACGACTTTCACTGTTGGTTTAATAAATTTAATCATATCGTGAATCGTATCGCCAGCTTCGACGTGTCCGCCTTGGCTATTAATAAAAATGGTAATAGGATCATTACTAATAGATTCCAAAAGTAACAGCTGCTTAGAAACGTCTTCGGCTAACTCCTGATTGATCTCCCCGTAAATTAACACCGTGCGTGTATCGATCAATTTTTGGGTAAGGATGTTGGTGATATTTTCATTATTTTTATTCTCTGCCATGAAAAATTCCTCCTTAAAAAGCCTTCGTTTATTTGTAATACAGGTATCTTATCATAATGGTCGAAAATGGTCAAACATTTTGAATGCAAAAAGAAAACGCTTTAGGACGGCGTTTTCTTCTCGTTTTTATACAAATGCGAGTTGCCAAGTAATGCCATATTTATCCGTGACCCAAGCCACTTTTCGAAGCGCTTCTACTGCTTCTGGTCCCATCATAACCGTGCCTTCTTTCGCCAGTTTTTCAAAAAGGGTGTCGAATTCATCTTCCGTATCTGCAAAATAAAGGGTTGTTGTGGCCCAGCTAAAGTCAGGGGAGGCATTGTTTGTCATATCCATAATCATGAACGAAGCACCTTTCATTTCAAAAGTAGCATTTAGTACTTTGCCGATATCGCCACCTTGCTCTGGTTTCGTGAAGTAAGTGAGGCCGACTTTTTTTGCATCTGGAAAAGTGTTTAAATAAAAGTTAAACGCTTCCTCGCCATTACCATTAAAAGTAAAAAATGTGGAGATTTGTTTCGCTTGATTAAACATTTATTTTACCTCCTTTTGAATTATTTTAACTATACCCGAAAAATATTTCAATTATGTGTTAAAATGAAGAAAAATGTGCGGAGGTTTGCTGATGAAATACCCGATAATGCTTGATATTACAGGGAGAAAGGTTGTCATAATCGGAGGCGGGAAAGTAGCGCTTCGGAAAATTATGGGCTTGCTGGACGCGGGTGCAGATATTTTGGTAGTTGGACTAAAGATTTTGCCAGAGATTAAGGCGCTGGATGTGCAGATAATGGAAGAAGCTTATCGCTCGGAACATCTTAAATCGGCATTTATGATATTTATTTGCACAGATAACTTGGAAGTAAATCAACTCGTTTTACGCGACCGGACGCCTGGACAGCTCGTGAATGATACAACTAACCAAGCTAATTCCGATTTTTTCAATATGGCAACAGTGACGAAAAATGAGCTGACTGTTGGTATCTCAACAGGCGGAAACAACCCGGGATACGCGAAGAAAGTGAAGCGTGAAGTGAGCGAGCTAGTGGACAATTTAGAAACGGAAGAAATCGGAAGTCGTAATAAAAATGATAAAACCTGCTAATTTTAGTAGGTTTTTTATTCTATTATATTGCTCTCTTTTAGGCTGCAAAATTTTACTATAGATTTTGGAATGTAAACGCTCTATCATTGAAGTATACTGAAAAACTATTAAGAGGGTGTTGAGCCAAATGTCCATTTTAGAAAAGATTAAAGATGCTGGCGTTGTTGGTTGTGGTGGAGCGGGCTTTCCGACCCATGCCAAATTTAGCGGTGAAGTGGAATACTTAATTATCAATGCGGCAGAATGTGAGCCGTTATTAAAAACCGATCATTTTGTTATGAGAAACCATGCAGTAGAAACGATTAAAGCAATTGAAATGGTTAAAAGCCAAGTCGGAGCAGAATTTGCTGTTATTGCGACAAAACGATATTACACAGAGGAAATTGCGGCTTTGCGGTCAGCAATTTCAGAACTAGATGCAAGCGTTACTATTCATGAGATGGATAATGTCTATCCGACTGGTGATGAGCAAGTCATGGTGTTTGAAGTGACTGGGCGAGTAGTACCACCAAGCGGCATTCCATTAATGGTTGGTTGTATTGTATCGAATGTTTCAACGATGTGGAATGTTTTTCATGCAATTCAAGATGACGCACCAGTTGTTCGCAAGCAGCTAACAGTTACAGGCGCAGTAGGCGAGCCAAAACTTTTAGATGTACCAGTTGGAACGCCATTTGAAGTATGTTTAGCAGCAGCAGGTGGAACCACTTTAAACGAGTATTTATTCTTAGACGGTGGGCCAATGATGGGTAAATTAAATGACCAATCAACAATCGCCGACAAAGTAGTAACGAAAACAACTTCTGGTTTGATTGTGGCAGAGGATACAGGCTACTTGCATAAGCTTCATTACCAAACAGTGGAGCAAATTTTCAATGAAACAAAATCAGCTTGTATTCAGTGCTCGCTTTGCTCTGATTTATGCCCGAGACAACAATTAGGTCATGATATTCACCCCCACAAAGTCATGCGCCATTTCGCGGTTGCAGAAGTTATAACAGACATCAAGCCGGATCCAATTTGGGAAGAAGCAATGATTTGTTGTGAATGTGGTATTTGTGAGGTAATCGCTTGTCCGATGGGGCTTTCCCCGCGCCAAGTAAATATTCACGTCAAAAAAGAACTTTTAAAACAAGGTGTACGTTATCAAACGGATAAGAAAGAATTCACACCAGACCCGATGCGTGAATATAAATCGATTGCACCCAAAAATATTTTGATTAAAATGGGCTTACAGCAATATGCTGATGTTCATTTAGAAAAAATGCATTATTTAGAAGTGGATGAAGTATTTATCCCAACAAAAATGCATATTGGTGCACCGTCTATTCCAGTTGTGAGTGAGGGAGACATCGTGAAAAAAGGTGACTTAATTGCGAAAATTCCGGATGCTGCTCTTGGAGCCAATATCCATGCAAGTATTGATGGTCAAATTGTTCGTATAACTGAAGAACAAGTTCATATTAAGAAGGTGATGTCATGAAAATGGATACGTTAGGATTTCTGGAATTAAATAGTATTTCGAAAGGCATTGAGGCAGTTGATACGATGTTAAAAGCGGCCAATTCCGAATTAATTTATGCAAAAGCAAGTTGTCCAGGGAAGTATTATATTTTAATCGCTGGGACAGTGGACTCAGTGGCACAATCCATCGAAGCAGGAACAAAAATTGGTGCGGCGAATATCGTTGGTAACCTAGTGATTCCACGTGTGTCAGACCAAGTAATCAAAGCGATTAACAAAACAGAAGTTCCAGACGAAATGAATGCAGTAGGCGTTATGGAATATTATTCTTGCTCTGGTTCGATTATTGCGGCCGATGCTGCGGTAAAAGCGGCCGATGTGCAGTTACTAGATATTCGTTTGGCAACGGGGATTGCTGGTAAATCGTTTGTCGTTTTAACTGGTGACACAGCAGCTTGTGAAGCAGCAGTGGAAGCAGGCCTTGCAGCAGCGAAAGAAGAAGCACTTTTAATTAATAAAGTAGTTATTCCAAGACCGCGTAAAGAAGTCTTCGAGAGTTTGATTTATTAAAAAGATAACAATATATTGTCATAGAGTTTTGGGAGAAGGCGTGCACTGACTGAGGTTGCGCGCCTTTTGAACAAGCTGACAAAATAGTGGCGCCTAAATATGATAGGATTATTTTGAGATAGTTTGTCTAGATGAGGAGTGGGAAAAATGGGTTTTGATGATAATAAA comes from Listeria monocytogenes and encodes:
- a CDS encoding ABC transporter ATP-binding protein/permease, translating into MIDKRLFQLVEKKSLVLLILYRVLSLGLMIGLWLVFAQQLTHYLEGQSVDWLWLIGTVLVVLVGKAILTKLAEKQIYQASAELRLSMRRAVMEKAFRLGNNEGQLPASTLTQLAVDGIEQLEIYYSRFLPQLFYCLIASLMIFGSLVGFAWQPAIVLLICMPMIPVVIIAVMKIAKRILSGYWSDYTNLGTKFHENLSGLSILKAYEQDKYKQEEIVSDAERFRKATMSLLSMQLNSITIMDIISYSGAALGIGMSLIMFTNGNISMTGMLMFLLLSAEFFIPMRQLGSLFHVAMNGISACSKLFAYLELKEQVYGSEELAKPLEKMEVRHLTYTYEEGKAKALQDISALFNKGSFSALVGKSGSGKSTFVRVLLNQLPDYQGDIVWNDVSLANLSGEAIRKQAVLVDNHGYLYANSIRENLLIGNPAANDSDLWNVLEQVSLADFVRKLPGQLSENLEENGSNLSGGQRQRLLLARALLCQAEVYVFDEITSGVDLESEKIILLVLQELAKEKIVLFISHRLYNILDADQVLVFDAGKLVEVASPERLQQESNYFKNYFLEEEALLKGGA
- a CDS encoding amino acid ABC transporter ATP-binding/permease protein — translated: MSEWTIIGWLLKFVKPLRGKMILAILLGTISNLSVIMISLIGTYGIIAVILQQPLNPYKWLFVMVACGVVRGLARYLEQYLNHDIAFRLLAIIRERIFVTLRKLGPARLSGKKSGDLVAAITTDVEALEVFFAHTISPVFIALGTTIATVGFLATYDVRLALILLLGQILVGVVLPMISYKRNKKIGTAYQKEFVGLNQMIMENIASLQDIFQFKLGEERLSKLETQGEKLNKQYKKRIRQGSELQIFGEWVLIGTATLILVLGSLLQLPLETVLIGTVLSLSSFGSVLALNALGTALLTTFASGKRLYTLTEEKPVVLFNGRLELANFESAELDKVTFSYDGKQPLLNEISLALPKGKWLGIGGESGSGKSTLVKLLMRYWDPKGEVKLNDNELPEITESSLHRLEGVMEQSTFLFEDTLGNNIRLGKKDATLKEVKEAARKAAIDTWIETLPEGYDTIIGGQSRNLSDGERQRIGLARLFLHGAPLLLLDEPTSNLDYINEQAILNTLRSEIQDKTVLVISHRATTLDLAEEQLFIENGALKSVAK
- a CDS encoding GNAT family N-acetyltransferase, producing MEITLQQPTTADFPFIEWLWGDLATTEVLGGPFPFPEETRMDWLKSKSQPSNAYFIIKKDTESVGEVSFRDFEKGTAHLNIKVAACYRGQRIAQKALQLFLDFFQTDCGGIVMLDEVRRKNEAGIAFLVNAGFEIIEENELTVLLKWTVQLRKEELNA
- a CDS encoding leucine-rich repeat domain-containing protein; the protein is MKIMKLITSLLLVLTVAFSIGNFTNPHPVEAEVTYTLTNPTPINEIFPDPKLAKVVADWMKQPSVTSSVTQSQLNKVGALHFTSAGVQSLEGVQYLKNLTQLFGYGNQVSDLTPLSNLTQLETLYIPKNQISDLTPIANLSTLTTLDVEFNNVQTIDQLKNLTNLIELNISANPVSDISAVKNMTQLEFLTMRDCNVSDLTPTQNLSNMMMFWAGGNHITDITPLKNMSNLLGLSLFGNNITDISVVENLTSLEDFDIKANQVKDISSLAKIPNLETLTLSFNHIIDISPLKSLTNLTRLELDNQTRVLDAVEVDDPLTLPAPVTDENGNRAKPTKVNHAGVYENGEITWLGLESNYILNYEYNLPVTIGSLTTTYSGKITQALLEKPVNPVDPVDPVDPVDPVDPVDPVDPVDPVKPVDPVKLVEPTNPVESVPTESEVTPINSAISINSVATENASLPKTGDRGITASFFGGIMLTITSAVLLRKRK
- a CDS encoding ATP-dependent Clp protease proteolytic subunit; its protein translation is MAENKNNENITNILTQKLIDTRTVLIYGEINQELAEDVSKQLLLLESISNDPITIFINSQGGHVEAGDTIHDMIKFIKPTVKVVGTGWVASAGITIYLAAKKENRFSLPNTRYMIHQPAGGVQGQSTEIEIEAKEIIRMRERINRLIAEATGQSYEQISKDTDRNFWLSVKEAKDYGIVNEIIENRDSLK
- a CDS encoding VOC family protein — protein: MFNQAKQISTFFTFNGNGEEAFNFYLNTFPDAKKVGLTYFTKPEQGGDIGKVLNATFEMKGASFMIMDMTNNASPDFSWATTTLYFADTEDEFDTLFEKLAKEGTVMMGPEAVEALRKVAWVTDKYGITWQLAFV
- a CDS encoding bifunctional precorrin-2 dehydrogenase/sirohydrochlorin ferrochelatase: MKYPIMLDITGRKVVIIGGGKVALRKIMGLLDAGADILVVGLKILPEIKALDVQIMEEAYRSEHLKSAFMIFICTDNLEVNQLVLRDRTPGQLVNDTTNQANSDFFNMATVTKNELTVGISTGGNNPGYAKKVKREVSELVDNLETEEIGSRNKNDKTC
- a CDS encoding 4Fe-4S dicluster domain-containing protein, whose translation is MSQMSILEKIKDAGVVGCGGAGFPTHAKFSGEVEYLIINAAECEPLLKTDHFVMRNHAVETIKAIEMVKSQVGAEFAVIATKRYYTEEIAALRSAISELDASVTIHEMDNVYPTGDEQVMVFEVTGRVVPPSGIPLMVGCIVSNVSTMWNVFHAIQDDAPVVRKQLTVTGAVGEPKLLDVPVGTPFEVCLAAAGGTTLNEYLFLDGGPMMGKLNDQSTIADKVVTKTTSGLIVAEDTGYLHKLHYQTVEQIFNETKSACIQCSLCSDLCPRQQLGHDIHPHKVMRHFAVAEVITDIKPDPIWEEAMICCECGICEVIACPMGLSPRQVNIHVKKELLKQGVRYQTDKKEFTPDPMREYKSIAPKNILIKMGLQQYADVHLEKMHYLEVDEVFIPTKMHIGAPSIPVVSEGDIVKKGDLIAKIPDAALGANIHASIDGQIVRITEEQVHIKKVMS
- a CDS encoding BMC domain-containing protein — its product is MKMDTLGFLELNSISKGIEAVDTMLKAANSELIYAKASCPGKYYILIAGTVDSVAQSIEAGTKIGAANIVGNLVIPRVSDQVIKAINKTEVPDEMNAVGVMEYYSCSGSIIAADAAVKAADVQLLDIRLATGIAGKSFVVLTGDTAACEAAVEAGLAAAKEEALLINKVVIPRPRKEVFESLIY